The proteins below come from a single Chryseobacterium nepalense genomic window:
- a CDS encoding MGMT family protein, which translates to MNEVFKQQVWEISKLVPKGRVTSYGAIAKAVGFPNHSRHVGKAMGGCPPDVPAHRVISSSGTLSVPEFQQRLEAEGIVVENFRIKDFKKLFWDPMKEL; encoded by the coding sequence ATGAATGAAGTTTTTAAACAACAGGTCTGGGAAATTTCAAAACTAGTTCCCAAAGGAAGAGTAACAAGTTACGGAGCTATAGCGAAAGCTGTAGGTTTTCCCAATCATTCACGGCATGTGGGCAAAGCCATGGGAGGATGTCCACCGGATGTTCCTGCCCATCGTGTGATTTCAAGTTCAGGAACTTTGTCAGTTCCTGAATTTCAGCAAAGACTCGAAGCGGAAGGAATTGTTGTCGAAAATTTCAGGATTAAAGATTTTAAAAAATTATTCTGGGACCCGATGAAGGAATTGTAA
- the recA gene encoding recombinase RecA, with protein sequence MSNIDDKKKALALVLDKLDKTYGKGTVMTLGDSSVDSTIEVIPSGSLGLDIALGVGGYPRGRIIEIYGPESSGKTTLTLHAIAEAQKAGGIAAFIDAEHAFDRGYAGKLGIDLENLIISQPDNGEQALEIADNLIRSGAIDIVVIDSVAALTPKAEIEGEMGDSKMGLHARLMSQALRKLTATISRTKCTVIFINQLREKIGVMFGNPETTTGGNALKFYASVRVDIRKASAPIKQGDEAIGSRVKVKIVKNKVAPPFKQAEFDIMYGEGVSKTGEILDQAVEQGIVKKSGSWFSYEDTKLGQGRDAVKDVLKDNPELAEELENKIKEELKNK encoded by the coding sequence ATGAGTAATATAGACGACAAGAAAAAAGCACTGGCACTGGTGCTTGACAAGCTAGATAAAACATACGGAAAAGGAACGGTAATGACATTGGGCGACAGCTCTGTGGACAGTACCATTGAAGTAATTCCTTCCGGATCTTTGGGATTAGACATCGCTTTAGGAGTGGGTGGCTACCCGAGGGGAAGAATCATTGAGATCTATGGTCCTGAATCTTCCGGTAAAACAACATTAACTCTTCATGCGATTGCAGAAGCTCAGAAAGCAGGAGGAATTGCCGCATTTATTGATGCAGAGCATGCTTTTGACAGAGGATATGCCGGAAAACTGGGTATCGATCTTGAAAACCTGATCATTTCACAGCCGGACAACGGTGAGCAGGCTTTGGAAATTGCTGATAATCTGATCCGTTCCGGAGCAATTGACATTGTGGTTATTGACTCTGTAGCAGCTCTTACCCCAAAGGCTGAAATTGAAGGAGAAATGGGAGATTCTAAAATGGGTCTTCACGCAAGATTAATGTCTCAGGCTTTGAGAAAATTAACAGCGACGATTTCCAGAACAAAATGTACGGTAATTTTCATCAACCAGCTGAGAGAAAAAATCGGGGTGATGTTTGGGAATCCTGAAACGACAACCGGAGGTAACGCTTTGAAATTTTATGCTTCTGTAAGAGTGGATATCAGAAAAGCAAGTGCGCCAATCAAACAAGGTGACGAAGCTATCGGAAGCCGTGTAAAAGTGAAAATTGTGAAAAACAAAGTAGCACCACCTTTCAAACAGGCAGAATTCGACATTATGTACGGTGAAGGAGTTTCTAAAACAGGGGAAATTCTTGATCAGGCTGTAGAACAGGGAATTGTTAAGAAAAGCGGATCATGGTTCAGCTATGAAGATACAAAACTCGGACAAGGCCGTGATGCAGTAAAAGATGTGTTGAAAGACAATCCTGAACTTGCTGAAGAACTTGAAAATAAAATCAAGGAAGAATTGAAAAACAAATAA
- a CDS encoding oxygenase MpaB family protein, whose translation MKNTILQPRFKDHPHFKDFWTKGNGKQLIDFSGAEVSFKDFEEFSSYFYHVDETGDQVVKDIYFTKNFREASKEMEQYIRNGISEDENTPQSIKQMFLQTQTIPEWLDYGLLKSGAELCMRANLDSLISLRDYCLMGGYDFAYLNKPLIITEALKKGAVKRLSETLDFWVNVTRYDALKPHHKGYEFAIKTRMIHSYARLSIRKHYKDWDTENWGEPINSWDMMATYIGFSLVFLHSLHKLGNAYSAQEEQGLFHLWKYVGYLLGIPEKLLPDNKKQATEFFYMWTSIQPPADKDSVLLAHSLLNESLENPILKYEFQRKNLRYLHICCTWFLLDDEVCKRLQIPEVSGRKAFPFAKKMINKIYNRIISRELRIRKGNKDQMKVLKDYLRITDNSVFH comes from the coding sequence ATGAAAAACACTATTTTACAGCCCAGGTTCAAAGATCATCCACATTTTAAAGACTTCTGGACAAAAGGCAACGGAAAGCAGCTGATTGACTTTTCCGGTGCAGAAGTAAGTTTTAAAGATTTCGAAGAATTCTCATCTTATTTTTATCACGTGGACGAAACAGGAGATCAAGTTGTAAAAGATATTTATTTCACTAAAAACTTTCGCGAAGCCTCAAAGGAAATGGAGCAGTATATTCGAAACGGCATTTCGGAAGACGAAAACACTCCACAAAGCATTAAACAAATGTTTTTGCAAACGCAAACTATTCCGGAATGGCTGGATTATGGTTTATTAAAAAGCGGTGCCGAACTCTGCATGAGAGCTAACCTGGATTCCCTGATTTCCCTTCGGGATTATTGCTTGATGGGAGGATATGATTTTGCTTACCTTAACAAACCGCTTATCATAACCGAAGCTTTAAAGAAAGGTGCCGTTAAAAGACTTTCCGAAACATTGGATTTCTGGGTAAATGTTACCCGGTACGACGCACTGAAACCCCATCATAAAGGCTATGAGTTTGCGATTAAAACAAGAATGATTCACTCTTACGCAAGACTTTCCATCAGAAAACATTATAAAGATTGGGACACGGAAAATTGGGGAGAACCCATCAACTCCTGGGATATGATGGCCACGTATATTGGATTCAGCCTGGTTTTTCTTCATAGTCTTCATAAGCTGGGCAATGCTTATTCTGCACAGGAAGAACAAGGCCTTTTTCATCTTTGGAAATATGTAGGATACCTTCTGGGAATCCCTGAAAAACTATTACCGGACAATAAAAAACAGGCTACTGAATTTTTCTATATGTGGACATCTATTCAGCCTCCTGCGGATAAAGATTCGGTTCTGCTTGCTCATTCTTTATTAAATGAATCGCTTGAAAATCCTATCTTAAAGTACGAATTTCAAAGAAAGAATCTACGTTATTTACATATTTGCTGCACCTGGTTTTTATTGGACGACGAGGTATGCAAAAGACTCCAGATTCCGGAAGTAAGCGGCAGAAAAGCATTTCCGTTTGCCAAAAAAATGATCAACAAAATTTACAATAGAATAATAAGCCGGGAACTACGAATCCGAAAAGGAAATAAAGACCAGATGAAAGTATTGAAAGATTATCTCAGGATTACCGACAATTCAGTTTTCCATTAG
- a CDS encoding TIGR03915 family putative DNA repair protein codes for MTTLLYDGSFDGLFTAVFEIFEYRYKDVEIISRERFHQENIFAEIHEVITQNDKSERVLNKLEKNIGKQGIHELLKVYLSEDPEAEQLILSAVRQSIKHPDENILQNYADEAILKISKICKSVSRERHRMTAFVRFEKMQDDVFFAKIDPDFNVLPLIRKHFKDRYQDQKWMIYDLRRNYGLLYDLETCDFFYPDEKIDLNKYEQKFHDQEKNYQTLWQRYFIKTNIVERKNLKLHLQHVPKRYWKYLTEKW; via the coding sequence ATGACTACCCTACTCTACGATGGCAGTTTCGACGGACTTTTTACCGCAGTATTTGAGATTTTTGAGTACCGCTATAAGGATGTGGAAATTATCAGCAGGGAAAGGTTTCATCAGGAAAATATTTTTGCTGAAATTCACGAAGTAATTACACAAAATGATAAATCTGAAAGAGTTTTAAATAAACTTGAAAAAAATATTGGCAAACAGGGTATTCACGAATTACTTAAAGTATATCTTTCCGAAGATCCGGAAGCAGAACAGCTTATTTTATCGGCCGTAAGACAGTCTATCAAACATCCGGATGAAAATATTCTTCAGAATTATGCTGATGAAGCCATCTTAAAAATATCTAAAATTTGTAAATCCGTAAGTCGGGAACGACACAGAATGACTGCTTTTGTACGATTTGAAAAAATGCAGGATGATGTGTTTTTTGCTAAAATAGACCCCGATTTCAATGTACTTCCGCTGATCAGGAAACATTTTAAAGACCGTTACCAGGATCAGAAATGGATGATCTACGATTTACGCAGAAACTACGGACTCCTCTATGATCTGGAAACCTGCGACTTTTTTTATCCCGATGAAAAAATTGACCTCAATAAATATGAACAGAAATTTCATGATCAGGAAAAAAATTACCAGACATTGTGGCAGCGGTATTTTATAAAAACCAATATTGTTGAAAGAAAAAATTTAAAATTGCATCTTCAGCATGTTCCTAAACGGTACTGGAAATATTTAACGGAAAAATGGTAA
- the pfkA gene encoding 6-phosphofructokinase: MKESAVKKIAVLTSGGDAPGMNAALRAVVRTANYYDIECYGVREGYNGLINGDFLKMGPRSVKNIINQGGTILKSARSMEFKTKEGRQKAYDHCVRLGIDGLVCIGGDGTFTGAKIFNEEFGIRVIGIPGTIDNDIFGTDNTIGYDTALNTAMDAIDKIRDTATSHNRVFFVEVMGRDAGFIALNSGLATGALDILIPERKDSIDELFTNFRNAEKTGKASSIVVVAEGEKLANVYELAEKTKKDFPDYDIRVAILGHMQRGGSPSCADRVLASRLGYGAVTGLMEGKTNVMAGMRSNDLVYTPIEEAIKKHNEINKDLLLISKILAI; the protein is encoded by the coding sequence ATGAAAGAGAGTGCTGTAAAAAAAATTGCAGTTCTTACCTCAGGAGGTGATGCTCCGGGTATGAATGCAGCATTGAGGGCGGTAGTGCGAACCGCAAATTATTATGATATCGAATGCTACGGAGTAAGAGAAGGCTACAACGGCCTTATAAACGGAGATTTTCTCAAGATGGGTCCCCGTTCCGTAAAAAATATAATCAACCAGGGCGGAACCATTCTAAAATCTGCCAGATCCATGGAGTTTAAAACCAAAGAAGGCCGCCAGAAAGCGTATGACCACTGTGTGAGACTTGGCATTGACGGATTGGTATGTATCGGCGGAGACGGAACTTTTACAGGGGCCAAAATCTTTAATGAAGAATTCGGGATCAGGGTAATTGGTATTCCGGGCACTATTGACAATGATATTTTCGGAACCGATAATACGATTGGCTATGATACCGCCTTAAATACAGCTATGGATGCTATTGACAAAATCCGTGATACGGCAACTTCCCATAACAGAGTTTTCTTTGTGGAAGTAATGGGCCGTGATGCCGGATTTATTGCGCTAAACAGCGGACTGGCAACAGGAGCTCTGGATATTTTAATCCCTGAAAGAAAAGACAGTATTGATGAACTGTTCACCAATTTCAGAAATGCCGAAAAAACGGGAAAAGCTTCTAGTATTGTGGTAGTAGCAGAAGGTGAAAAACTGGCAAATGTTTACGAACTGGCAGAAAAAACAAAGAAGGATTTTCCGGATTACGATATTCGCGTGGCTATTCTGGGACACATGCAGAGAGGAGGTTCTCCAAGCTGTGCAGACAGGGTTTTGGCAAGCAGACTGGGCTACGGCGCGGTAACGGGATTAATGGAAGGAAAAACCAACGTAATGGCCGGAATGCGTTCTAATGATTTGGTATACACACCGATTGAAGAAGCCATTAAAAAACACAATGAAATCAATAAAGACCTTCTTTTGATTTCGAAAATTTTAGCAATCTAA
- the gap gene encoding type I glyceraldehyde-3-phosphate dehydrogenase: MSTIKVGINGFGRIGRLVFRAMTERDNIEVVGINDLINAEYMAYMLKYDSVHGIFPGEVSVEGNDLVVNGKRIRVTAERDPNNLKWNEIGADYIVESTGLFLDKENAAKHINAGAKKVILSAPSKDDTPMFVMGVNHTELTDDIKILSNASCTTNCLAPLAKVIHDNFGIVEGLMTTVHATTATQKTVDGPSMKDWRGGRAALNNIIPSSTGAAKAVGKVIPSLNGKLTGMSFRVPTVDVSVVDLTVRLEKATSYDEICAAIKAASEGELKGILGYTEDAVVSQDFVGDKRTSIFDKDAGIMLSPNFVKLVSWYDNEMGYSNKLVDMLVHAASL; this comes from the coding sequence ATGTCAACAATTAAAGTAGGTATCAACGGGTTTGGTAGAATCGGACGTCTTGTTTTCAGAGCAATGACAGAAAGAGATAACATTGAAGTGGTAGGAATCAACGACCTGATCAACGCAGAATACATGGCTTACATGTTAAAATACGATTCTGTACACGGTATTTTCCCGGGTGAAGTTTCCGTTGAGGGAAATGACCTTGTGGTAAACGGAAAAAGAATCAGAGTAACTGCCGAGAGAGACCCGAACAACCTAAAATGGAACGAAATCGGTGCCGATTATATCGTTGAATCTACAGGTTTATTCTTAGATAAAGAAAATGCTGCAAAGCACATCAACGCAGGAGCTAAAAAAGTAATCCTTTCTGCTCCTTCTAAAGATGATACGCCAATGTTCGTAATGGGTGTAAACCATACTGAACTTACTGACGATATCAAAATTTTATCAAACGCTTCTTGTACAACAAACTGTTTAGCACCTTTGGCTAAAGTAATCCACGATAACTTTGGAATCGTAGAAGGTTTGATGACTACCGTACACGCTACAACGGCAACTCAAAAAACAGTTGACGGTCCTTCCATGAAAGACTGGAGAGGTGGTAGAGCTGCTTTAAATAACATTATTCCTTCTTCTACTGGTGCTGCAAAAGCGGTAGGAAAAGTAATTCCATCATTAAACGGAAAATTAACAGGGATGTCTTTCAGAGTACCAACTGTTGATGTTTCTGTTGTGGATTTAACGGTAAGATTAGAAAAAGCGACTTCTTACGATGAGATCTGTGCTGCAATCAAAGCTGCTTCTGAAGGTGAATTGAAAGGTATTTTAGGATACACTGAAGATGCTGTTGTTTCTCAAGATTTCGTAGGAGATAAGAGAACTTCAATCTTCGATAAAGATGCCGGTATCATGCTTTCTCCAAACTTTGTAAAACTTGTTTCTTGGTATGACAACGAAATGGGTTACTCAAACAAGTTGGTAGATATGCTGGTGCATGCTGCTTCTTTGTAA
- a CDS encoding hydroxymethylglutaryl-CoA reductase, degradative, whose product MNHQPVEGFSKLSKQRKIDWLISEYLSDDRSYEQILQQYWNNNAEIQKLHEEFSENTISNFYMPYGIAPNFLIDGKLLALPMAVEESSVVAAASKAAKFWIDKGGFKTTIINTEKLGHTHFIFNVESHKLLHFFNFRLKKKLFETTEDITANMRKRGGGILDIKLIDKTSEMPNYYQLKASFDTVDSMGANFINSCLEQFGKTLKQEVAENEDFTREEKDSLQIVMNILSNFTPDCIVRAEVSCRIDELKDDSGISNEEFAWKFKQAVTIAEIEPFRATTHNKGIMNGVDAVVIATGNDFRATEACAHAYAARNGKYSSLTHCTTDNGIFRFWIDLPISVGVVGGLTNLHPLVKFSLALLGKPSAQELMSILAVSGLAQNFGALRSLITTGIQKGHMKMHLLNILNQMGATEQEKQYFVTYFKDKTVSHHEVISEFNRLRAQ is encoded by the coding sequence ATGAATCATCAACCGGTTGAAGGTTTTTCCAAACTTTCCAAACAGCGAAAAATCGATTGGCTTATCTCAGAATACCTTAGTGACGATCGCAGTTACGAACAGATTTTACAGCAATACTGGAACAATAATGCCGAAATTCAGAAACTCCATGAAGAATTTTCTGAAAATACCATTTCCAACTTTTATATGCCGTACGGAATAGCCCCGAATTTTCTGATTGACGGAAAATTGCTGGCTTTGCCTATGGCTGTTGAAGAAAGTTCTGTGGTAGCGGCAGCATCCAAAGCAGCAAAATTCTGGATTGATAAAGGTGGCTTTAAAACAACCATTATCAACACAGAAAAACTTGGCCATACGCACTTTATATTTAACGTAGAATCCCATAAATTATTACATTTTTTCAACTTTAGGCTAAAGAAAAAACTTTTTGAAACTACGGAAGATATTACCGCAAACATGCGGAAACGTGGCGGCGGAATTTTAGATATCAAATTAATTGATAAAACCTCCGAAATGCCAAATTATTACCAGTTAAAGGCCAGCTTTGATACGGTAGACTCCATGGGCGCGAATTTTATCAATTCCTGCCTGGAGCAATTCGGGAAGACCTTGAAGCAGGAGGTTGCAGAAAATGAAGATTTTACCCGGGAAGAAAAAGATTCATTACAGATTGTGATGAATATTCTTTCCAATTTTACACCCGACTGTATCGTAAGAGCTGAGGTGTCATGCAGGATTGATGAACTGAAAGATGACAGCGGAATTTCCAATGAAGAATTTGCATGGAAGTTCAAACAGGCAGTTACGATTGCTGAAATTGAACCTTTCCGCGCTACCACCCACAATAAAGGAATCATGAATGGGGTAGATGCAGTAGTTATTGCGACAGGAAATGACTTTAGAGCAACGGAAGCCTGTGCACACGCTTATGCTGCGAGAAACGGGAAATATTCTTCTTTAACGCATTGTACAACAGATAACGGAATCTTCCGGTTCTGGATTGATCTTCCTATTTCAGTGGGGGTTGTAGGCGGCCTTACGAATCTTCATCCTTTGGTAAAATTTTCTTTGGCTTTGTTAGGAAAACCTTCTGCGCAGGAATTAATGAGTATTTTGGCGGTATCCGGACTGGCACAGAATTTTGGGGCATTACGCTCTCTGATCACCACGGGAATTCAGAAAGGACATATGAAAATGCACTTGCTGAATATTCTTAATCAAATGGGAGCTACAGAACAAGAAAAGCAGTATTTTGTTACCTATTTCAAAGATAAAACGGTAAGCCATCACGAGGTGATC
- the htpG gene encoding molecular chaperone HtpG gives MTKGNINVSVENIFPLIKKFLYSDHEIFLRELISNATDATLKLKHLTSIGEAKVEYGNPKIEVKIDKENKTLHIIDQGIGMTAEEVEKYINQVAFSGAEEFLEKYKDTAKDAGIIGHFGLGFYSAFMVAEKVEIITKSYKDEPAVRWICDGSPEFTLEETADKTERGTEIILHIAEDSTEFLEEGKIRELLLKYNKFMPVPIKFGTKTHTLPLPENAPEDAVAETEEVDNIINNPTPAWTIAPSELTNEDYMKFYHELYPMQFEEPLFNIHLNVDYPFNLTGILFFPKLNNNLNIEKDKIQLYQNQVFVTDEVKGIVPDFLMLLRGVIDSPDIPLNVSRSYLQADGAVKKISSYITKKVADKMSSLINENREDYEKKWNDIKVVIEYGIVTEEKFAEKSDKFTLYPTTDGKYFLWSELEEKIKPNQTDKDGNLIVLYASNADEQHSYIQAAKDKGYEVLLLDSPIIPHVIQKLETSKEKISFARVDADHINNLIKKDEPVISKLNETEKESLKKYVEESINDKKFTVQLEDLDSTDAPFTITQPEFMRRMKDMQATGGGGMFGMGGFPEMYNLVVNSNSEFADQILKAENTEEKSGLIQHALDLAKLSQNLLKGKELTDFIQRSYKQLEK, from the coding sequence ATGACTAAAGGAAATATTAATGTATCGGTGGAAAATATTTTTCCCTTAATTAAAAAATTTCTTTACAGTGACCACGAAATCTTCTTAAGAGAGTTAATTTCCAATGCAACAGATGCCACCTTAAAACTAAAACACCTGACAAGCATCGGAGAAGCAAAAGTTGAATACGGAAATCCGAAAATTGAAGTAAAGATCGATAAAGAAAACAAAACTCTTCACATTATCGATCAGGGAATCGGGATGACAGCCGAAGAAGTTGAAAAATACATCAACCAGGTAGCCTTTTCCGGAGCTGAGGAATTTTTAGAAAAATACAAGGACACTGCAAAAGATGCCGGAATTATCGGGCATTTCGGGCTTGGATTCTATTCTGCGTTTATGGTTGCCGAAAAAGTTGAAATTATAACGAAATCCTACAAAGATGAACCTGCAGTTCGATGGATCTGCGACGGCAGTCCGGAATTCACTTTAGAAGAAACAGCTGACAAAACTGAAAGAGGTACAGAAATCATTCTTCATATTGCTGAAGACTCAACAGAGTTTTTAGAAGAAGGTAAGATTCGTGAATTATTATTAAAATATAACAAATTCATGCCTGTTCCTATTAAATTCGGAACAAAAACACACACATTGCCTTTACCGGAAAATGCTCCTGAAGATGCTGTTGCAGAGACAGAAGAAGTTGACAATATCATCAACAATCCGACTCCGGCATGGACAATCGCTCCAAGTGAACTGACTAATGAGGATTACATGAAATTCTATCATGAATTGTATCCGATGCAGTTTGAAGAACCATTGTTTAATATCCACTTAAATGTCGATTATCCGTTCAACCTGACCGGAATTTTATTCTTCCCTAAATTAAATAACAATTTAAATATTGAAAAAGATAAAATCCAGCTGTACCAGAACCAGGTTTTTGTAACGGATGAGGTAAAAGGAATTGTTCCGGATTTCTTAATGCTTCTTCGTGGAGTAATTGATTCTCCGGATATTCCGTTGAATGTTTCTCGTTCATACCTGCAGGCAGACGGTGCGGTAAAGAAAATTTCTTCATACATCACCAAGAAAGTAGCCGACAAAATGTCTTCTCTCATCAATGAAAACCGTGAAGATTATGAAAAGAAATGGAATGACATCAAAGTTGTTATCGAGTATGGAATTGTAACAGAAGAAAAATTTGCAGAAAAGTCTGATAAATTTACGCTCTACCCTACAACGGACGGAAAATATTTCCTTTGGAGTGAATTAGAAGAAAAAATCAAGCCTAATCAAACCGATAAAGACGGTAATCTCATCGTTCTTTACGCTTCTAATGCAGATGAACAGCACAGCTATATTCAGGCAGCAAAAGATAAAGGATATGAAGTCCTTCTTTTAGACTCTCCGATCATTCCGCATGTGATCCAGAAGCTTGAAACGTCAAAAGAGAAGATTTCATTTGCGAGGGTTGACGCAGATCATATTAATAATTTAATCAAAAAAGATGAGCCTGTTATTTCTAAATTGAATGAAACTGAAAAAGAATCATTAAAGAAATATGTTGAAGAATCGATCAATGATAAAAAATTCACTGTTCAGCTTGAAGATTTGGACAGCACAGATGCGCCATTTACGATAACACAGCCGGAATTCATGAGAAGGATGAAGGATATGCAGGCAACGGGCGGCGGCGGTATGTTCGGCATGGGCGGCTTCCCGGAAATGTACAATCTGGTAGTGAACTCCAATAGTGAATTCGCGGATCAAATTCTGAAAGCAGAAAATACAGAAGAAAAAAGCGGACTGATTCAGCATGCTTTGGATCTGGCCAAACTTTCTCAGAATTTATTAAAAGGAAAAGAACTGACAGATTTTATTCAAAGAAGCTATAAGCAGCTGGAGAAATAA
- a CDS encoding deoxyhypusine synthase family protein, with translation MSKPITEFIEKYYLHFNAAALVDASKGYVAHLKDGGKMMITLAGAMSTAELGKILAEMIRQDKVDFISCTGANLEEDLMNLVAHSHYERVPHYRDLTPQEEWGLLERGLNRVTDTCIPEEEAFRRLQKHIYEIWKDADNKGERYFPHEYMYKMILSGVLEQYYEIPRENSWMIAAAEKNLPIVVPGWEDSTMGNIFASYCIKGELKFSTMKSGIEYMAYLADWYTKNSSGKGVGFFQIGGGIAGDFPICVVPMLYQDMEMHDIPFWSYFCQISDSTTSYGSYSGAVPNEKITWGKLDITTPKFIVESDATICAPLMFSYILENS, from the coding sequence ATGAGCAAACCGATTACTGAATTCATAGAAAAGTATTATCTGCACTTTAATGCAGCGGCATTGGTGGATGCTTCAAAAGGATATGTGGCGCATCTTAAGGATGGCGGGAAAATGATGATTACACTGGCAGGAGCAATGTCTACGGCAGAATTAGGAAAAATTCTTGCAGAAATGATCCGTCAGGACAAGGTAGATTTTATCTCTTGTACAGGAGCCAATCTTGAAGAAGATCTGATGAATCTTGTAGCGCACTCTCACTATGAAAGAGTTCCTCATTACAGAGACCTTACGCCGCAGGAAGAATGGGGTCTGTTGGAAAGAGGGCTGAATAGGGTAACAGATACCTGTATTCCTGAAGAGGAAGCTTTCAGAAGACTGCAGAAACACATTTATGAAATCTGGAAAGATGCCGACAACAAAGGAGAAAGATATTTTCCTCACGAATATATGTACAAAATGATCCTTTCAGGAGTTCTGGAGCAGTATTACGAAATTCCTAGAGAAAACTCATGGATGATCGCTGCAGCAGAGAAAAACCTGCCGATTGTTGTTCCGGGATGGGAAGATTCTACCATGGGAAATATTTTCGCATCCTACTGCATTAAAGGAGAACTTAAATTTTCTACCATGAAATCAGGGATTGAGTATATGGCATATCTTGCAGACTGGTATACAAAGAACTCTTCAGGAAAAGGAGTAGGTTTCTTCCAGATCGGTGGAGGTATTGCGGGGGATTTCCCAATTTGTGTTGTACCGATGCTGTACCAGGATATGGAAATGCATGATATTCCGTTCTGGTCATATTTCTGTCAGATCTCAGATTCTACCACTTCTTACGGTTCTTATTCAGGAGCGGTTCCGAATGAGAAAATTACTTGGGGTAAGCTTGATATTACCACACCGAAATTTATCGTTGAAAGTGATGCTACCATCTGTGCACCTTTAATGTTCTCTTACATTTTAGAAAATTCATAA
- a CDS encoding putative DNA modification/repair radical SAM protein: protein MNFDRLKEKLEILADAAKYDVSCSSSGGTRKNKKGALGDSSVSGICHTYTEDGRCVSLLKILLTNHCIYDCAYCVSRSSNDIKRAAFTVEEVVDLTINFYRRNYIEGLFLSSGIFKNADTTMERLVRVAKKLRLEENFNGYIHLKSIPGASDELMQEAALYADRLSINLEIPTESGLKLLAPEKNRQDMLNPMKYIQNGIAQYKDEKKIFRKVPKFAPAGQSTQMIVGATNENDLQIIKVADHFYKNFNLKRVYYSGYVPVLEDKRLPSLTTEVPMLRENRLYQSDWLMRFYGFKAEEILDPNMPFLDLEMDPKMSWALRHLDQFPVNLQTADYQMILRIPGIGVKTAKKIVSARRFQVLTMDHLSKLGAAVNRARYFIDFNAGNAYLKYLTDKNFRKLLIGGSSSKFHNQFSQQLTLF, encoded by the coding sequence ATGAATTTTGACCGCCTGAAAGAAAAGCTTGAAATCCTTGCTGACGCAGCGAAATACGATGTATCCTGCTCCTCAAGCGGAGGTACGAGAAAAAATAAAAAGGGTGCTTTAGGAGACAGTTCCGTAAGTGGGATATGCCATACTTATACCGAAGACGGTCGTTGTGTTTCACTTTTAAAAATTCTGCTTACCAATCATTGTATTTATGATTGTGCCTATTGTGTTTCCAGAAGTTCGAATGATATCAAAAGAGCAGCTTTTACGGTAGAAGAAGTAGTAGATCTTACCATTAATTTTTACAGAAGAAATTATATCGAAGGGTTGTTTCTTAGCTCAGGGATTTTCAAAAATGCAGACACCACGATGGAACGTCTGGTGAGAGTAGCTAAAAAGCTTCGTCTTGAAGAAAATTTCAATGGTTATATTCATTTAAAATCTATTCCCGGCGCAAGTGATGAGCTGATGCAGGAAGCCGCATTGTATGCAGACCGATTATCCATTAATCTTGAAATCCCCACGGAAAGCGGACTAAAACTTCTCGCTCCTGAAAAAAACCGTCAGGATATGCTGAATCCAATGAAATATATCCAAAACGGAATTGCCCAGTATAAAGATGAAAAGAAGATTTTCAGAAAAGTTCCGAAATTTGCTCCTGCGGGACAGTCTACCCAAATGATCGTGGGGGCAACCAATGAAAACGATCTTCAGATTATTAAAGTAGCGGATCATTTCTATAAAAATTTTAATCTGAAAAGAGTGTATTATTCGGGATATGTTCCGGTTTTGGAAGATAAACGGCTCCCTTCTTTAACGACAGAAGTTCCTATGCTCCGTGAAAACAGGCTTTATCAATCGGATTGGCTGATGCGGTTCTATGGCTTCAAAGCAGAAGAGATCCTTGATCCGAATATGCCTTTCCTCGATCTTGAAATGGATCCGAAAATGAGCTGGGCGCTTAGACACCTTGATCAGTTTCCGGTAAATCTCCAGACTGCCGATTACCAGATGATTTTAAGAATTCCGGGGATTGGTGTAAAAACAGCAAAAAAAATTGTCAGTGCAAGACGTTTCCAGGTTCTTACGATGGATCATCTCAGCAAACTGGGTGCAGCGGTTAACCGCGCCCGGTATTTTATAGATTTTAATGCCGGAAATGCTTATCTAAAATATTTAACAGATAAAAATTTTAGAAAATTATTAATTGGCGGAAGTTCTTCGAAGTTTCATAATCAGTTTTCGCAGCAACTTACTCTTTTTTAA